In the Streptomyces sp. SJL17-4 genome, AGTGAGCACTGATCGGACCGCAACCCAGGGGGAGACATGACACGGACCGGCACCACCCCAGCGAACCTCCGCCGCGCCCTGCGCCGCGAAGTCCCCAGCACCGTCGGCCTCCTCGCCGACGAGCACGACTTCACGGCCATGCGCCAGTACCGCACCTTCGCCTTCGACGACCACACCACCTACCTCCGCCAGGTCGAGGCCCTCCTCAGGACCCTCGCCACCCAGGGCGGCCACACCACCGTCACGCTCTTCGACCCCGAGGAGTACGCGGCCTACTGCGCCGAAACCGCCCTCGACCCCGACCACCCCACCAGCCGCAGCCGCTTCACCGCCCACCTCGCCGCCACCGGCGCCCAGGTCACCTACACCGGGCAGCCCCTCAGCACCCTCCTCCCCGAGCTGGTCGACACCGCCGTCCGCCACGCCACCTGGGAGTACGCCACCACCGTCCTCGCCGCCGCGGGCGACTGCGCCACCTGCGGCAAGGACATCGGCAGGGCCGCCTTCGAGCGCGCCGCCCGGCTCCTCGCCCGCCTCCTGGAAGCCGCCGGCCCCGGCATCCACCACCTCGTCTGCAGCGTCCCGGCCGCCGACGACCAACTCCTCGCCGTCCTCCACGCCGACGGCACCACACCACCCACAGACGTCGAGGACGTCGCGGCCGCCGAGTTCACCGCGGTCCTCGCGGCGGGCATCGTCCTCGGGGCACCCGGCGGACTCGTCCTGCGCACCACCACCCCCGGCGGCCGCGACCGGCTCCACGGCTGGCGCCTCACCGGCGGCACCCTCGTTCCCCTCACCGAGGCCGAGGTCTTCGCCGCCTACTGCACCGACGCCCGCACCGGAGAACCCCTCTCCCCGGAACCGGGGGTGGACCACCGCGCCGGCTTCCCCCTCGCCCCCGACCCCGACGACGACTGGACCACCCACCACTGAGCCCACCCACGCCGAAGGGGCTCTCCGCCACCTCGGTGACGGAAAGCCCCTTCGTCAAGCACCCCCGGGAATCACTCCCCGGACAGCACCGCCTGCGCGGCCACGCGCGCCTCGTGCGCGGTGTCCGCCGCACGCGCCGCGGCGGCGGCACGCTCGCACTGCGCCAGCGTGTACTTGGCCAGCGTCGCCCGCACATACGGAATCGAGGCAGCACCCATGGAAAGGGAGGTGACACCCAGACCCGTCAGCACACAGGCGAGCAACGGGTCGGCCGCGGCCTCGCCACAGACACCACAGCTCTTGCCCTCGGCCTTCGCCGCCTCGGCGGACAGCGCCACCAGGTCGAGCAGCGCCGGCTGCCACGGGTCCTGGAGCCGCGACACCGCACCGACCTGACGGTCGGCCGCGAAGGTGTACTGCGCCAGGTCGTTGGTGCCGAGCGAGAGGAACTCGACCTCCTGGAGGATCGAGCGCGCCCGCAGCGCGGCCGAGGGAATCTCGACCATCGCACCGAACTTCGCCCGCAGCCCCGCCTCACGGCACGCGTCGGCGAAGGCCTTCGCGTCCGTACGGTCGGCCACCATCGGCGCCATGACCTCGAGGTACACCGGCAGCCCCTCGACCGCCTTCGCCAGCGCGGTCAGCTGGGTCCGCAGGACCTCCGGGTGCTCCAGGAGCGACCGCAGACCCCGGACACCGAGCGCCGGGTTCGGCTCGTCCGCCGGCGTCAGGAAGTCCAGCGGCTTGTCCGCACCGGCGTCGAGCACCCGCACGACCACACGGCCCTCGGGGAACGCCTCGAGCACCTTGCGATAGGCCTCGATCTGCTTCTCCTCGGACGGAGCCTTCTCGCTGTCGTCCAGGAAGAGGAACTCCGTACGGAACAGACCGACACCCTCGGCACCGGCCTCCACCGCCGCCGGCACATCCGCCGGACCACCGACGTTGGCGAGCAGCGGCACCTTGTGCCCGTCCGAGGTGGCGCCCGGACCGCTGGACGTCGCCAGCGCGGCCTTGCGCGCGGCGGCGGCCTTGGTCAGCTCCGCCTTCTTCTCCTCGCTCGGGTCCACGAAGATCTCACCGGTCGAACCGTCGACCGCGATCATCGTTCCTTCGGCGAGCTCACCGGCGCCCGGCAGCGCGACGATGGCCGGCACACCCAGCGCCCGCGCGAGAATCGCGCTGTGGCTGGTCGGCCCGCCCTCCTCGGTCACGAAGCCGAGCACCAGCGCGGGGTCGAGCAGCGCCGTGTCGGCGGGCGCCAGGTCCCGCGCGATCAGCACATACGGCTCGTCACTGTCCGGCACACCCGGCATCGGCACACCGAGCAGGCGCGCCACGATCCGGTTCCGCACGTCGTCCAGGTCGGCGACCCGCCCGGCCATGTACTCGCCGGCACCGGCGAGCAGTTCGCGATAGTGCGAGAAGGCGTCGTAGATACCGCGCTCGGCCGTGCTGCCCACGGCGATTCGGCGGTCCACATCGGCGATGAGCTCCGGGTCCTGGGCGATCATCGCCTGGGCCTCGAGCACGTGCTGAGCCTCGCCGCCGGCCAGGTTGCCGCGTGCATTGAGGTCGGCGGCGACAGCCTCGACGGCCTGACGGGCGCGCCCCTGTTCGCGCTCCGCCTCGTCCGCCGGAATCTGCTTGGCCGGCGGCTCGAGAACCGCCGTGCCCATGTGCCGGACCTCGCCGATCGCCACACCGTGGCTGACGCCGACGCCTCGCAGCGTTGTCTCCATCTCACCCGTCTCCGATAGAGCGGCGGCACCTGCCGCCGCGTTGAATGTCGAACTCGCGGTCGTCACGGGGACGATCCGGCTCAGCTCCAGCCGAAGAGCTGGTCGCCGGCCTTCACGTCGCCGTCCTCGACGACGTGGGAGAGCGAGTCCGCAGTGGCCTCGAGGGCCACGATGGGACAGATGGGGGACTTGCCGGCGGCCTCGACTGCGGCGGGGTCCCAGCGCACGACGGCCTGGCCGCGCGCGACGGTGTCGCCCTTGTTCACGAGGAGCTCGAAGCCCTCGCCGTTGAGCTGAACGGTGTCGATGCCGAGGTGGGTCAGCACACCGTGGCCCTCGCCGTCGACGACGACGAAAGCGTGCGGGTGCATGGAGACGATGACCCCATCGATGGGGGAGACGGCCTCCGAGGGCTCACGTACGGGATCGATGGCGGTGCCGGGCCCGACCATCGCACCGGAGAAGACCGGGTCGGGAACTGCGGCGAGACCGATGGCGCGTCCGGCAAGCGGCGACGTCACGGTTGTCATGGGAAGCCTCCCAGGGGCGGAGATTGTGTGGCGCCGTCACTACCTGTCCTGGACGGCGTACTGTTCTGAAGCGTAAGTCATAAGAAGTCCCAGTTCCGCACGAGACGTACCAGTTGGGCGGAGCTAGGGACTACCGGAAACGATTTGCCTCTACTGACGGTGGGATGTACTGTCGTACTCCTGCCTGACCCCAACGCGGCCTTGAGTCGCGGGTCGGCAGCACCTATCAAGCCAGATCCTAACCCCAGTGGTCTACACCTCTGCATGCTCGCAGGGACGTGGTCAGGGGGACCGAGAAAGCCTGGTAATGTTTGACCCCGCCGGGAACGGAAACACGAAAGTGAATTCCTGCCCCGCAAACCCGCTCCAGCGGGTGGCAGAAACGGAAAATCGGATCTGCTAGGCTGGAAACACGAAATACCGAAGGGAAGCCCGGAGGAAAGCCCGAGAGGGTGAGTACAAAGGAAGCGTCCGTTCCTTGAGAACTCAACAGCGTGCCAAAAATCAACGCCAGATTAGTTGATACCCCGTCCATCTTCGGATGGCGAGGTTCCTTTGAAAGTCCTGCCGGCCCTTGTGGCGGGTAGGCAACATACACAGCGAGGACGCTGTGGACAGTCGGCCTTATTCCGGCCTGACTGTCCCGCTCAACGCGAGTGTGCAACCGGATATCCGGTAAACATTCACGGAGAGTTTGATCCTGGCTCAGGACGAACGCTGGCGGCGTGCTTAACACATGCAAGTCGAACGATGAAGCCCTTCGGGGTGGATTAGTGGCGAACGGGTGAGTAACACGTGGGCAATCTGCCCTTCACTCTGGGACAAGCCCTGGAAACGGGGTCTAATACCGGATAACACCGGCTTCCGCATGGGAGCTGGTTGAAAGCTCCGGCGGTGAAGGATGAGCCCGCGGCCTATCAGCTTGTTGGTGGGGTAATGGCCTACCAAGGCGACGACGGGTAGCCGGCCTGAGAGGGCGACCGGCCACACTGGGACTGAGACACGGCCCAGACTCCTACGGGAGGCAGCAGTGGGGAATATTGCACAATGGGCGAAAGCCTGATGCAGCGACGCCGCGTGAGGGATGACGGCCTTCGGGTTGTAAACCTCTTTCAGCAGGGAAGAAGCGAAAGTGACGGTACCTGCAGAAGAAGCGCCGGCTAACTACGTGCCAGCAGCCGCGGTAATACGTAGGGCGCAAGCGTTGTCCGGAATTATTGGGCGTAAAGAGCTCGTAGGCGGCTTGTCACGTCGGGTGTGAAAGCCCGGGGCTTAACCCCGGGTCTGCATCCGATACGGGCAGGCTAGAGTGTGGTAGGGGAGATCGGAATTCCTGGTGTAGCGGTGAAATGCGCAGATATCAGGAGGAACACCGGTGGCGAAGGCGGATCTCTGGGCCATTACTGACGCTGAGGAGCGAAAGCGTGGGGAGCGAACAGGATTAGATACCCTGGTAGTCCACGCCGTAAACGTTGGGAACTAGGTGTTGGCGACATTCCACGTCGTCGGTGCCGCAGCTAACGCATTAAGTTCCCCGCCTGGGGAGTACGGCCGCAAGGCTAAAACTCAAAGGAATTGACGGGGGCCCGCACAAGCAGCGGAGCATGTGGCTTAATTCGACGCAACGCGAAGAACCTTACCAAGGCTTGACATATACCGGAAAGCATTAGAGATAGTGCCCCCCTTGTGGTCGGTATACAGGTGGTGCATGGCTGTCGTCAGCTCGTGTCGTGAGATGTTGGGTTAAGTCCCGCAACGAGCGCAACCCTTGTCCTGTGTTGCCAGCATGCCCTTCGGGGTGATGGGGACTCACAGGAGACCGCCGGGGTCAACTCGGAGGAAGGTGGGGACGACGTCAAGTCATCATGCCCCTTATGTCTTGGGCTGCACACGTGCTACAATGGCCGGTACAAAGAGCTGCGATGCCGTGAGGCGGAGCGAATCTCAAAAAGCCGGTCTCAGTTCGGATTGGGGTCTGCAACTCGACCCCATGAAGTCGGAGTTGCTAGTAATCGCAGATCAGCATTGCTGCGGTGAATACGTTCCCGGGCCTTGTACACACCGCCCGTCACGTCACGAAAGTCGGTAACACCCGAAGCCGGTGGCCCAACCCCTTGTGGGAGGGAGCTGTCGAAGGTGGGACTGGCGATTGGGACGAAGTCGTAACAAGGTAGCCGTACCGGAAGGTGCGGCTGGATCACCTCCTTTCTAAGGAGCACAGTACCGATTGCAGACAAACGTTCTGCACGGTCAGCTCATGGGTGGAACGTTGATTAGTTGGCGTGAGTGAACCTGATGGTTCTTC is a window encoding:
- the ptsP gene encoding phosphoenolpyruvate--protein phosphotransferase — protein: METTLRGVGVSHGVAIGEVRHMGTAVLEPPAKQIPADEAEREQGRARQAVEAVAADLNARGNLAGGEAQHVLEAQAMIAQDPELIADVDRRIAVGSTAERGIYDAFSHYRELLAGAGEYMAGRVADLDDVRNRIVARLLGVPMPGVPDSDEPYVLIARDLAPADTALLDPALVLGFVTEEGGPTSHSAILARALGVPAIVALPGAGELAEGTMIAVDGSTGEIFVDPSEEKKAELTKAAAARKAALATSSGPGATSDGHKVPLLANVGGPADVPAAVEAGAEGVGLFRTEFLFLDDSEKAPSEEKQIEAYRKVLEAFPEGRVVVRVLDAGADKPLDFLTPADEPNPALGVRGLRSLLEHPEVLRTQLTALAKAVEGLPVYLEVMAPMVADRTDAKAFADACREAGLRAKFGAMVEIPSAALRARSILQEVEFLSLGTNDLAQYTFAADRQVGAVSRLQDPWQPALLDLVALSAEAAKAEGKSCGVCGEAAADPLLACVLTGLGVTSLSMGAASIPYVRATLAKYTLAQCERAAAAARAADTAHEARVAAQAVLSGE
- a CDS encoding PTS glucose transporter subunit IIA gives rise to the protein MTTVTSPLAGRAIGLAAVPDPVFSGAMVGPGTAIDPVREPSEAVSPIDGVIVSMHPHAFVVVDGEGHGVLTHLGIDTVQLNGEGFELLVNKGDTVARGQAVVRWDPAAVEAAGKSPICPIVALEATADSLSHVVEDGDVKAGDQLFGWS